A genomic window from Silurus meridionalis isolate SWU-2019-XX chromosome 21, ASM1480568v1, whole genome shotgun sequence includes:
- the brd9 gene encoding bromodomain-containing protein 9 isoform X3, which produces MGKKHKKYKPEWRTVDGDYEDQPLDKPLKLVLKVGGSEVTELSGSGHDSSYYDDRSDHERERHKEKKKKKKKKSEKEKDKHVDDEERRRRKEEKKKKREREQQENAASAPVEPLILTKPVEVVVEERKRKREKIEAEVEEFLPSIKTEADMQADRPVRACRTQQENESTPRQQLLEHFLRLLQRKDPHGFFSFPVTDAIAPGYSMIIKHPMDFSTMKDKIAMNDYKTVTEFKADFKLMCDNAMVYNRPETVYYKAAKKLLHTGFKMMSKERLLALKRSMSFMHDMDFSQQAAILGDEDVAGEEPVPEVAHFHTECAKKSKKQPVKEPMISDLFEPEGNACSLTDSTAEEHVLALVEHAADEARDRINRHMPNSKVGYIRKEADGTLIYTVVNQDPEAEDEESHTVDLSSLSNKLLPGLTTLGFKDDRRHKVTYLNSAYNAQTLQNNSIYPDLLPEEMDMLYSAYGDETGVQCALSLQEFVKDCGSFTKRLVNDLLDKMTGNDHSKAIFQIRQKRNLPVDEAKSSLCDMQSADEAMMDSGSVLEFMNLKNYPDMTLDMLNPLAGKTVKKEPDHEDSHQHFDDAAKLLQEFQDAAVDRVGSRPSSNLSSLSNASERDQHHLGSSPHLGVGDQTEMVHDPYEFLQSPEPDSGTS; this is translated from the exons AtgggaaagaaacacaaaaaatataagCCGGAATGGAGAACTGTGGACGGAG ATTACGAGGACCAGCCCTTGGATAAGCCGCTGAAATTGGTGTTGAAGGTTGGGGGCAGCGAAGTCACTGAACTCTCCGGCTCGGGGCATGACTCGAGTTACTACGATGACCGCTCTGACCACGAACGAGAGAGGCacaaggagaagaaaaagaagaaaaagaaaaaatctgaaaaggAGAAGGACAAGCACGTGGACGACGAAGAAAGGAGAAGACGAAAG gaggaaaagaagaaaaaacggGAAAGAGAGCAGCAAGAAAATGCAGCCAGTGCCCCGGTGGAGCCCCTCATCCTGACTAAACCGGTAGAG gtggtggtggaggaaagaaaaaggaaaagggagAAGATTGAGGCTGAGGTTGAGGAGTTCCTCCCCAGCATAAAGACAGAGGCCGATATGCAGGCAGACCGGCCTGTCAGAGCCTGCCGCACTCAGCAAG AAAACGAAAGCACGCCTCGCCAGCAGCTCCTCGAGCATTTCCTGCGTCTCCTACAGAG gaaAGACCCtcatgggtttttttctttccctgtgACGGACGCCATCGCGCCAGGCTACTCCATGATCATCAAACACCCCATGGACTTCAGTACCATGAAGGACAAGATTGCCATGAACGATTACAAGACAGTTACGGAGTTTAAG GCTGACTTCAAGCTGATGTGTGATAACGCCATGGTGTATAACCGACCCGAGACGGTCTACTATAAAGCTGCTAAGAAGCTTCTCCACACAGGTTTCAAGATGATGAGCAAA GAGCGGCTGTTAGCTCTGAAGCGCAGCATGTCTTTCATGCACGACATGGATTTCTCTCAGCAGGCCGCCATTTTGGGTGACGAGGACGTAGCCGGTGAGGAGCCAGTTCCAGAAGTCGCCCATTTTCACACAGAGTGTGccaaaaaatccaaaaagcAGCCAGTTAAAGAACCCATGATAAG TGATCTGTTTGAGCCGGAGGGGAACGCGTGCAGTCTGACAGACAGCACAGCTGAGGAACACGTTCTGGCGCTGGTGGAGCATGCAGCGGATGAAGCGCGTGATCGCATCAACCGCCACATGCCAAATTCGAAG GTAGGGTACATTAGAAAGGAAGCAGACGGGACTCTGATTTATACTGTAGTTAATCAGGATCCAGAGGCAGAAG ATGAAGAGAGTCATACTGTAGATTTAAGCTCACTTTCCAACAAGCTCTTACCTGGCCTTACAACCCTGGGATTCAAAGATGACCGAAGACACAAGG TGACGTACCTGAATAGCGCATACAACGCTCAGACACTGCAGAACAACTCCATCTACCCGGACCTGCTTCCTGAGGAGATGGATATGCTGTACTCGGCTTACGGAGATGAGACGGGGGTGCAGTGCGCTCTCAG CCTGCAGGAGTTTGTAAAGGACTGTGGCAGTTTTACCAAAAGGCTCGTCAACGACCTGTTGGACAAAATGACAGGCAATGATCACTCCAAGGCCATCTTCCAAATCCGACAG aaaAGAAACCTGCCAGTGGACGAAGCCAAGTCTTCTTTATGTGATATGCAG AGTGCAGATGAAGCCATGATGGACAGTGGATCAGTGCTGGAATTCATGAATTTAAAGAATTACCCAGACATGACCCTGGACATGCTCAACCCTCTGG CAGGGAAAACTGTGAAGAAGGAGCCAGACCACGAAGACAGCCACCAGCACTTTGACGACGCGGCCAAGCTCCTGCAGGAATTCCAGGACGCAGCGGTGGACAGAGTCGGATCCAGACCTTCGTCCaacctttcctctctctctaaTGCTTCAGAGAGAGATCAGCACCATTTAG GAAGCTCACCCCATCTTGGTGTTGGAGACCAGACGGAGATGGTTCACGACCCCTACGAATTTCTGCAATCTCCGGAGCCAGACTCGGGCACCAGCTGA
- the brd9 gene encoding bromodomain-containing protein 9 isoform X4: MGKKHKKYKPEWRTVDGDYEDQPLDKPLKLVLKVGGSEVTELSGSGHDSSYYDDRSDHERERHKEKKKKKKKKSEKEKDKHVDDEERRRRKEEKKKKREREQQENAASAPVEPLILTKPVEVVVEERKRKREKIEAEVEEFLPSIKTEADMQADRPVRACRTQQENESTPRQQLLEHFLRLLQRKDPHGFFSFPVTDAIAPGYSMIIKHPMDFSTMKDKIAMNDYKTVTEFKADFKLMCDNAMVYNRPETVYYKAAKKLLHTGFKMMSKQAAILGDEDVAGEEPVPEVAHFHTECAKKSKKQPVKEPMISCSSPSDLFEPEGNACSLTDSTAEEHVLALVEHAADEARDRINRHMPNSKVGYIRKEADGTLIYTVVNQDPEAEDEESHTVDLSSLSNKLLPGLTTLGFKDDRRHKVTYLNSAYNAQTLQNNSIYPDLLPEEMDMLYSAYGDETGVQCALSLQEFVKDCGSFTKRLVNDLLDKMTGNDHSKAIFQIRQKRNLPVDEAKSSLCDMQSADEAMMDSGSVLEFMNLKNYPDMTLDMLNPLAGKTVKKEPDHEDSHQHFDDAAKLLQEFQDAAVDRVGSRPSSNLSSLSNASERDQHHLGSSPHLGVGDQTEMVHDPYEFLQSPEPDSGTS, translated from the exons AtgggaaagaaacacaaaaaatataagCCGGAATGGAGAACTGTGGACGGAG ATTACGAGGACCAGCCCTTGGATAAGCCGCTGAAATTGGTGTTGAAGGTTGGGGGCAGCGAAGTCACTGAACTCTCCGGCTCGGGGCATGACTCGAGTTACTACGATGACCGCTCTGACCACGAACGAGAGAGGCacaaggagaagaaaaagaagaaaaagaaaaaatctgaaaaggAGAAGGACAAGCACGTGGACGACGAAGAAAGGAGAAGACGAAAG gaggaaaagaagaaaaaacggGAAAGAGAGCAGCAAGAAAATGCAGCCAGTGCCCCGGTGGAGCCCCTCATCCTGACTAAACCGGTAGAG gtggtggtggaggaaagaaaaaggaaaagggagAAGATTGAGGCTGAGGTTGAGGAGTTCCTCCCCAGCATAAAGACAGAGGCCGATATGCAGGCAGACCGGCCTGTCAGAGCCTGCCGCACTCAGCAAG AAAACGAAAGCACGCCTCGCCAGCAGCTCCTCGAGCATTTCCTGCGTCTCCTACAGAG gaaAGACCCtcatgggtttttttctttccctgtgACGGACGCCATCGCGCCAGGCTACTCCATGATCATCAAACACCCCATGGACTTCAGTACCATGAAGGACAAGATTGCCATGAACGATTACAAGACAGTTACGGAGTTTAAG GCTGACTTCAAGCTGATGTGTGATAACGCCATGGTGTATAACCGACCCGAGACGGTCTACTATAAAGCTGCTAAGAAGCTTCTCCACACAGGTTTCAAGATGATGAGCAAA CAGGCCGCCATTTTGGGTGACGAGGACGTAGCCGGTGAGGAGCCAGTTCCAGAAGTCGCCCATTTTCACACAGAGTGTGccaaaaaatccaaaaagcAGCCAGTTAAAGAACCCATGATAAG CTGCAGTTCCCCCAGTGATCTGTTTGAGCCGGAGGGGAACGCGTGCAGTCTGACAGACAGCACAGCTGAGGAACACGTTCTGGCGCTGGTGGAGCATGCAGCGGATGAAGCGCGTGATCGCATCAACCGCCACATGCCAAATTCGAAG GTAGGGTACATTAGAAAGGAAGCAGACGGGACTCTGATTTATACTGTAGTTAATCAGGATCCAGAGGCAGAAG ATGAAGAGAGTCATACTGTAGATTTAAGCTCACTTTCCAACAAGCTCTTACCTGGCCTTACAACCCTGGGATTCAAAGATGACCGAAGACACAAGG TGACGTACCTGAATAGCGCATACAACGCTCAGACACTGCAGAACAACTCCATCTACCCGGACCTGCTTCCTGAGGAGATGGATATGCTGTACTCGGCTTACGGAGATGAGACGGGGGTGCAGTGCGCTCTCAG CCTGCAGGAGTTTGTAAAGGACTGTGGCAGTTTTACCAAAAGGCTCGTCAACGACCTGTTGGACAAAATGACAGGCAATGATCACTCCAAGGCCATCTTCCAAATCCGACAG aaaAGAAACCTGCCAGTGGACGAAGCCAAGTCTTCTTTATGTGATATGCAG AGTGCAGATGAAGCCATGATGGACAGTGGATCAGTGCTGGAATTCATGAATTTAAAGAATTACCCAGACATGACCCTGGACATGCTCAACCCTCTGG CAGGGAAAACTGTGAAGAAGGAGCCAGACCACGAAGACAGCCACCAGCACTTTGACGACGCGGCCAAGCTCCTGCAGGAATTCCAGGACGCAGCGGTGGACAGAGTCGGATCCAGACCTTCGTCCaacctttcctctctctctaaTGCTTCAGAGAGAGATCAGCACCATTTAG GAAGCTCACCCCATCTTGGTGTTGGAGACCAGACGGAGATGGTTCACGACCCCTACGAATTTCTGCAATCTCCGGAGCCAGACTCGGGCACCAGCTGA